The Sulfitobacter sp. S223 genome has a window encoding:
- a CDS encoding aminoglycoside phosphotransferase family protein — MTDRETLLINFIDGAGWSDATRITVAGDASNRRYERLSRADGSTIILMDAPADKGEDVRPFIAIAEHLRSIGLSAPEILQRDIANGFLLIEDLGDDLFKQVIARDANLELPLYEASVDVLTVLHAAPLPELAPYDIATMTNFAARAYDWYLFGLTGQRSTPEQAKFEQIMANLLAPVDAAPSVLIQRDYHAENLLWLPARQGAARVGLLDFQDAMRGHAAYDLVSILQDARRDVPREIETRMIDRYLAQNPQDKDAFRAAYAILGVQRNLRIVGAFARLCIDLGKPRYIDLIPRVWEFVERNLAHPALAPVADHIRATLPVPTPERLKLLKSKCAS; from the coding sequence ATGACAGACCGCGAAACATTATTGATCAATTTCATCGATGGCGCGGGTTGGAGTGATGCCACGCGCATAACCGTGGCTGGCGATGCGTCCAATCGCCGCTACGAGCGGCTGAGCCGCGCCGACGGCAGTACAATCATTCTGATGGACGCACCCGCCGACAAGGGCGAAGATGTGCGCCCTTTCATTGCTATCGCAGAGCATCTGCGCAGCATCGGGCTGAGCGCGCCAGAGATACTTCAGCGCGACATCGCAAACGGTTTTCTTCTGATTGAGGATTTAGGTGACGATCTATTCAAACAGGTGATCGCGCGGGACGCTAACCTAGAGCTACCGCTATACGAGGCATCGGTGGATGTGCTGACTGTACTGCACGCGGCCCCGCTGCCTGAACTGGCACCCTATGATATAGCCACCATGACCAATTTCGCGGCGCGCGCTTATGACTGGTATCTTTTTGGTCTGACGGGGCAGCGCAGCACCCCGGAACAGGCAAAATTCGAACAAATCATGGCCAACTTGCTGGCCCCTGTTGACGCGGCCCCGTCTGTCCTGATCCAACGGGACTATCACGCCGAAAACTTGCTGTGGTTGCCAGCGCGTCAAGGAGCGGCGCGCGTAGGTCTGCTTGATTTTCAGGACGCAATGCGGGGCCACGCAGCCTATGATCTTGTCTCGATTCTGCAAGATGCGCGGCGCGATGTACCGCGCGAGATCGAGACTCGGATGATTGACCGATATCTGGCGCAGAATCCGCAAGACAAAGATGCCTTCAGAGCAGCCTACGCGATCCTGGGGGTGCAGCGGAATTTGCGTATTGTCGGAGCTTTCGCAAGGCTGTGCATTGATTTGGGCAAGCCGCGGTACATTGATCTGATCCCTCGTGTCTGGGAATTCGTCGAACGTAACCTTGCACACCCTGCCCTTGCGCCCGTCGCGGATCACATCCGCGCGACACTTCCGGTTCCGACGCCTGAGCGTCTGAAGCTTCTCAAATCGAAATGCGCATCATGA
- a CDS encoding nucleotidyltransferase family protein, whose protein sequence is MSFPVMLFAAGFGTRMKHLTADRPKPMVEVAGKPLIDHALGLAQEITPPTIVANLHYRPEQLLDHLTPLGVQTIIESPLILETGGGLRNAMPLLGDGPVITMNTDAVWRGQNPLRLLLDAWDPERMDALLMGVEPARALEHTGSGDFTMSPNGQLARGVGVIYGGVQIIKTELLAEIEEEAFSLNLVWDRMLAKGTMHGLSYPGRWCDVGHPDGVTTAENLLASDV, encoded by the coding sequence ATGAGCTTTCCCGTAATGCTTTTCGCTGCTGGCTTTGGCACGCGGATGAAACATCTGACAGCGGACCGCCCGAAACCGATGGTTGAGGTCGCCGGTAAACCGCTGATTGATCATGCGCTTGGACTAGCACAGGAAATTACCCCGCCGACAATTGTCGCCAACCTGCATTACCGCCCCGAACAGTTGTTGGATCACCTCACACCACTTGGCGTGCAAACGATCATTGAAAGCCCGCTGATCCTTGAAACGGGGGGCGGCTTACGTAACGCGATGCCGCTGCTGGGGGATGGGCCGGTTATCACGATGAACACGGATGCGGTGTGGCGGGGCCAGAACCCCTTGCGGCTACTTTTAGATGCATGGGACCCAGAGCGGATGGACGCTCTCTTGATGGGAGTTGAACCCGCGCGCGCGCTTGAACATACCGGTTCGGGTGATTTCACTATGTCCCCGAACGGACAACTAGCACGCGGTGTCGGCGTGATTTACGGTGGTGTCCAGATCATCAAGACGGAACTGCTGGCTGAAATTGAAGAAGAGGCCTTCTCCCTCAATCTGGTATGGGACCGCATGCTGGCGAAGGGTACCATGCACGGTCTCAGCTATCCTGGAAGATGGTGCGATGTGGGCCATCCGGACGGCGTGACAACCGCCGAAAACCTGCTCGCTTCAGATGTTTGA